In Labrus bergylta chromosome 11, fLabBer1.1, whole genome shotgun sequence, one genomic interval encodes:
- the aldoca gene encoding fructose-bisphosphate aldolase C-A: MTHHFPTLSEAQKRELHETALRIVSPGKGILAADESVGSMAKRLAQVGVENTEENRRQFRQILFSADDRINGCIGGVIFFHETLYQHTDNGVPFVKMIRDRGIMVGVKVDKGVVPLAGTSGETTTQGLDGLSERCAQYKKDGAVFAKWRCVLKISDANPSKLGIAENANVLARYSSICQQHGIVPIIEPEILPDGDHDLKRSQYITEKVLSAVYKAMSDHHVYLEGTLLKPNMVTAGHSCPTKYSPEEVAMATITALRRTVPPAVTGVAFLSGGQSEEEASVHLNAINNCPLAKPWILTFSYGRALQASALRSWRGHKENEKAATEQFIKRAEANSLACQGKYTVGDHYGEAGQHVYGSCHAY; the protein is encoded by the exons CATAGTTTCTCCAGGGAAGGGCATCCTGGCTGCAGACGAGTCTGTGG GCAGCATGGCTAAGCGGCTTGCACAGGTCGGCGTGGAGAACACAGAGGAGAACCGCAGACAGTTCCGTCAGATTCTTTTCAGTGCAGACGACCGCATCAATGGTTGCATTGGAGGAGTCATATTCTTCCATGAGACGCTGTACCAACACACTGATAACGGTGTTCCCTTTGTAAAAATGATCAGGGACAGGGGCATCATGGTTGGCGTCAAG GTTGACAAAGGTGTTGTGCCCCTTGCAGGAACTTCTGGAGAAACCACCACACAGG GTCTAGATGGTTTGTCAGAACGCTGTGCTCAATATAAAAAGGATGGAGCCGTCTTTGCAAAGTGGCGCTGTGTCCTCAAAATTAGTGATGCCAATCCATCTAAACTGGGAATCGCCGAAAATGCAAATGTACTTGCACGCTACTCCAGTATTTGCCAACAG CATGGCATTGTGCCCATCATAGAGCCTGAGATTTTGCCTGATGGAGATCATGACCTGAAACGCAGCCAGTACATCACTGAGAAA gtcctgtctgcagtgtacAAGGCCATGTCGGACCACCATGTGTACCTGGAAGGCACTCTACTCAAACCCAACATGGTCACTGCCGGACACAGCTGCCCCACCAAGTACAGCCCAGAGGAAGTTGCTATGGCTACAATCACAGCCTTGCGTCGTACTGTTCCCCCAGCAGTTACAG GAGTGGCTTTTCTTTCAGGTGGGCAGAGTGAGGAAGAAGCCTCTGTCCACCTCAATGCCATCAACAACTGCCCTCTAGCCAAACCCTGGATCCTGACGTTCTCCTATGGCCGAGCCCTGCAGGCATCTGCACTTAGATCCTGGAGAGGACACAAAGAGAATGAGAAAGCTGCCACAGAGCAGTTCATCAAGAGAGCAGAG gctaACAGTCTGGCATGTCAGGGGAAATACACTGTTGGCGATCACTATGGCGAGGCTGGCCAGCACGTCTACGGTTCCTGCCATGCATACTGA